The following are from one region of the Procambarus clarkii isolate CNS0578487 chromosome 52, FALCON_Pclarkii_2.0, whole genome shotgun sequence genome:
- the LOC123763748 gene encoding uncharacterized protein → MSAVSASGFWREATQPSTMKQTFNSPDEPTIAEENGFRHFGISTTPSNYELLTESCLATGAAHVHLQHAPATLTAASSGPATLTAASSGPATLTAASSGPATLTAASSGPATLTAASSGPATLTAASSGLATLTAASSGPATPTTTPPGPTTPTTTPPGPATPTTTPPGPTTPTTTPPSPATLPGPATPTTTPPGPATPSTTPPGPTTPKYSTSRLL, encoded by the exons ATGTCTGCTGTTTCAGCATCAGGCTTCTGGAGGGAAGCCACGCAGCCATCAACGATGAAGCAGACATTCAACTCTCCAGATGAACCAACCATTGCTGAAGAAAATGGCTTCAGGCACTTCGGCATCTCAACGACACCAA GCAATTATGAATTACTAACGGAAAGTTGCTTGGCAACCGGAGCAGCACACGTTCATCTCCAACACGCTCCTGCAACACTAACTGCAGCATCCTCTGGTCCTGCAACACTAACTGCAGCATCCTCTGGTCCTGCAACACTAACTGCAGCATCCTCTGGTCCTGCAACACTAACTGCAGCATCCTCTGGTCCTGCAACACTAACTGCTGCATCATCTGGTCCTGCAACACTAACTGCAGCATCCTCTGGTCTTGCAACACTAACTGCAGCATCCTCTGGTCCTGCAACACCAACTACAACACCTCCTGGTCCTACAACACCAACTACAACACCTCCTGGTCCTGCAACACCAACTACAACACCTCCTGGTCCTACAACACCAACTACAACACCTCCTAGTCCTGCAACACTTCCTGGTCCTGCAACACCAACTACAACACCTCCTGGTCCTGCAACACCAAGTACAACACCTCCTGGTCCTACAACACCAAAATACAGCACCTCCCGACTGCTATAA